In the Borrelia turicatae 91E135 genome, one interval contains:
- the xth gene encoding exodeoxyribonuclease III — MNLISWNVNGIRAIFGKGFLEFIEKYNPDVLCLQETKAFKEQLPKELINIEGYYSYFSKSIIKGYSGVGLYSKVKPIKLENMNMEIFDREGRCLIAHYRDFILINAYFPNSQSLRKRLPYKLEFLMSLESIANMFVTSGKNIVICGDFNIAHTEIDLANPKTSRESAGFYIEETTWMDNFLNGGYVDTFRMFNMDPGNYTWWDYKTRARERNIGWRIDYFIVNEFFKSKVKDALILREVMGSDHCPVFLELK; from the coding sequence ATGAATTTGATTTCTTGGAATGTCAATGGAATAAGAGCTATTTTTGGTAAAGGTTTTCTTGAGTTTATTGAGAAATATAATCCGGATGTTTTGTGTCTTCAGGAAACTAAGGCTTTCAAAGAACAGTTACCAAAGGAGCTTATTAATATTGAAGGGTATTATTCATATTTTTCAAAATCCATAATAAAGGGTTATAGCGGGGTTGGTCTTTATTCAAAGGTTAAGCCTATTAAATTAGAAAATATGAATATGGAAATATTTGATAGGGAAGGAAGATGTCTTATTGCTCATTATCGTGATTTTATTCTTATTAATGCATATTTTCCTAATTCTCAATCTTTAAGAAAAAGACTTCCTTATAAGCTTGAATTTTTAATGAGTCTTGAGTCTATTGCAAATATGTTTGTAACTTCTGGAAAAAATATTGTCATTTGTGGTGATTTTAATATTGCGCATACGGAGATTGATTTGGCTAATCCTAAGACCAGCAGAGAATCTGCTGGTTTTTACATTGAGGAGACTACTTGGATGGATAACTTTTTAAATGGAGGTTATGTGGATACATTTAGAATGTTTAACATGGATCCGGGGAACTATACCTGGTGGGATTATAAAACAAGGGCAAGAGAGCGTAATATAGGCTGGAGAATTGATTATTTTATTGTAAATGAATTTTTTAAATCAAAGGTAAAAGATGCTTTAATTTTAAGAGAGGTCATGGGTAGTGATCATTGTCCTGTTTTTTTGGAGTTAAAGTAG
- a CDS encoding bactofilin family protein yields the protein MSIDTLEFEENNTQNVIKGNFEFEGYIESNKPIIIEGVLKGIINSTSSIYLREKANVEAEIKCNNFLNHGTMKGNVKALETIKIYKTGNLIGNIKTKELFIDSGALFNGNCEMEEKNGK from the coding sequence TTGAGCATAGATACTCTAGAATTTGAAGAAAACAATACCCAAAATGTTATAAAGGGTAATTTTGAATTTGAAGGATATATAGAAAGCAATAAACCAATAATCATTGAAGGGGTACTTAAAGGAATCATAAATTCTACAAGTTCAATATACCTAAGAGAAAAAGCTAATGTAGAAGCAGAAATCAAGTGTAATAATTTCCTAAATCATGGAACAATGAAAGGTAATGTAAAGGCTTTAGAAACAATAAAAATTTATAAAACTGGAAATTTAATCGGAAACATTAAAACAAAAGAACTCTTCATAGATTCAGGGGCACTCTTTAACGGAAATTGTGAAATGGAGGAAAAAAATGGTAAATAA
- a CDS encoding type III pantothenate kinase has translation MSKLVASVQLIIDIGNTSISFALYGLDKMQIFCKLSTKRDLSFKELYEFLKFKFDCKVDQVFVSSVVPVIDKVLINVIVALYKVNPLFIRFDLNYDLSFDLYNTNRFVLGSDVFANLVGAIEYYNINDALVVDLGTACTIFAISRKEGILGGLINGGPFTSLNALIENAYLLTDFDLAVPKKLLGLSTVDSVNSGVIYQYKYLIEGVYHDLMRNYDRKFKLIITGGNSYLVLPLISLDFVSNLYLTLEGIRILGNAFKVVY, from the coding sequence ATGAGTAAACTTGTTGCTTCAGTTCAGTTAATCATTGATATTGGAAACACCAGTATATCTTTTGCGTTATATGGACTGGATAAAATGCAGATATTTTGTAAGCTTAGCACAAAACGTGATTTGAGTTTTAAGGAGCTTTATGAGTTTCTTAAATTTAAATTTGACTGCAAGGTTGATCAAGTTTTTGTAAGTAGTGTTGTGCCAGTTATTGATAAAGTACTCATTAATGTAATTGTTGCTCTTTATAAGGTGAATCCTTTATTCATTAGATTTGATTTAAATTATGACTTAAGTTTTGATCTTTATAATACCAATCGATTTGTATTAGGGTCGGATGTTTTTGCAAATCTTGTTGGAGCTATTGAGTATTATAATATTAATGATGCTTTAGTAGTAGATCTTGGAACAGCTTGTACTATTTTTGCGATTAGCAGAAAGGAAGGCATACTTGGTGGCCTTATTAATGGTGGGCCTTTCACAAGTTTGAATGCATTAATTGAGAATGCATATCTTTTAACTGATTTTGATCTTGCAGTACCAAAGAAATTGCTAGGCTTATCAACTGTTGATAGTGTAAATAGTGGTGTGATTTATCAGTATAAATATTTAATAGAAGGTGTTTATCATGATCTTATGCGTAACTATGATAGGAAATTTAAATTGATAATTACAGGTGGCAATTCTTATTTGGTTTTACCTTTAATAAGTTTAGATTTTGTATCAAATTTGTATTTAACCCTTGAAGGCATTAGGATTTTGGGCAATGCTTTTAAAGTTGTTTATTAA
- a CDS encoding tetratricopeptide repeat protein: MVNKNFCSKIILILLSCLSLLNAQGKEDSLLLYRQGKFQEAILNTQNEIKYNPNNLDARVILIWSLIATGEYKRAELESIKGLEINKHDVRIIQALGEAYFFQGQYKNALKHFQKYIGLEPNGARIAKVYILTADSFYKLERYNEADFAYENALRFLPNNQNILLKLAKARFNAKNTILAKGILTKLLTLNPNHLEAKNLLKKIEKNNHNP, from the coding sequence ATGGTAAATAAAAATTTTTGCTCAAAAATAATTCTCATATTACTCTCATGCCTAAGCCTCCTAAATGCACAAGGAAAAGAAGATTCGCTTTTACTCTACAGACAAGGCAAATTTCAAGAAGCTATTCTCAATACCCAAAACGAAATAAAATACAATCCAAATAATTTAGATGCAAGAGTAATACTTATATGGAGTCTAATAGCAACAGGCGAATACAAAAGAGCAGAACTAGAATCCATCAAAGGACTTGAAATAAATAAACATGATGTAAGAATAATCCAAGCATTAGGAGAAGCCTATTTTTTTCAAGGACAATATAAAAACGCTCTTAAACATTTTCAAAAATATATTGGTCTTGAGCCTAATGGAGCAAGAATAGCTAAAGTATATATTTTAACTGCAGACTCTTTTTACAAACTTGAAAGATATAATGAAGCTGATTTCGCATATGAAAATGCTTTAAGATTTTTGCCAAATAATCAAAACATACTATTAAAGCTTGCAAAAGCAAGGTTTAATGCAAAAAATACAATCTTAGCAAAAGGAATTCTAACAAAATTGCTAACCTTAAATCCCAATCATTTAGAAGCAAAAAACCTGCTAAAAAAGATAGAAAAAAACAATCATAATCCTTGA
- a CDS encoding M16 family metallopeptidase — protein sequence MKYEHIDNISILKFIFLILVFLFLSCSSSKLKVDKNLVSGQLKNGLKYYIYGNQLPSKAVHMGILFNVGSLNEEENERGLAHYLEHMAFKGTTDYPGSEGMLEVLKKFGMKFGADINAYTSFDKTYYHLDLPDGGNESEIDEALNVLRNWAFQVKFDEVEIDKERNVILEEKKRRENYAGRVAEKIFGVIFNNSKYAVRFPIGLEERILSFKSEDFKKFYKKWYRPDLTSIIIVGDIAPEKIEKKVRERFASLEKPVSEPERVKISLDTIIDKTFVSIEDIETPFPSMNFVVKKKIENNFNTIDDVKRLVEKTLLDELFVNRFYELKIAGTNYFMSFDKFDSQFKSDNNYILINEISFKINPEHFKEAIEGFFYEIERIKRFGFTKGEIDKIKSKLISSAKLNKDNINKRYSSSIAHTLVDVASQGYLMFDMDEYFDIFIDHLSKISLKTISDFARNEASIDDMAIIYSYSNKSHPNLTFEEMKELRNFALEREIKPYDDVSIQGEFFKKSLERKDIIDEQELLDGISSFILENGVEVYFKHNENKQNVVNFSASSWGGLLSENAELIPVLSLAPRVVSSSGYGDYSQLQIEKYLSDKIVSLSPTVGDQMTSINGSADIKDLETLFRLIYFTFNEPKIDDVVLQSIIDDIQARIKSRENSSKHLFYSAVERFYNNDDYRLRDIKESDLKNVSKDVLLDFYKKRFTYANNFKFVFVGDVDLETIKNLSSKYLGNLNSKKLNEFRDLDYSYKKSTDRIVIKKGEDSSSLVYILYPFKFNYTPENILNYEALASLLTENLIKTVRREMSSVYSIGVSFEYLLRKHSNSDGFMTVYFTVEPKVLDSVLQVVNEYILEKQKSDFVDKDFDYIKKNIIKNNSIRSESNGYWLSKILGSILWYGALKDTFSDKFIENNLSKDIINMLFKKIDFKQGAEIILLPEKDN from the coding sequence ATGAAATATGAACATATTGACAATATTAGCATATTAAAATTTATCTTTTTAATTTTGGTCTTTCTTTTTTTATCTTGTTCATCTTCTAAGTTAAAGGTCGATAAAAACTTAGTAAGTGGACAACTTAAAAATGGACTTAAATATTATATTTATGGCAATCAACTTCCAAGTAAGGCTGTTCATATGGGGATTTTGTTTAATGTTGGCTCTTTAAACGAAGAGGAAAATGAGAGAGGTTTGGCGCATTATCTTGAACATATGGCTTTTAAGGGTACAACGGATTATCCTGGTAGTGAGGGTATGTTGGAAGTTCTTAAAAAATTTGGGATGAAATTTGGAGCTGATATTAATGCTTATACTAGTTTTGATAAAACTTATTATCATCTTGATTTGCCAGATGGTGGTAATGAATCAGAGATTGATGAGGCTTTGAATGTGTTAAGGAACTGGGCTTTCCAAGTTAAATTTGATGAAGTAGAAATAGATAAAGAGCGTAATGTTATTCTTGAAGAGAAAAAGCGTAGAGAGAATTATGCTGGTAGGGTAGCTGAAAAAATATTTGGGGTTATTTTTAATAATAGTAAATATGCAGTCAGATTTCCTATTGGACTTGAAGAGAGAATTTTATCTTTTAAATCAGAAGACTTTAAGAAATTTTATAAGAAATGGTATAGACCAGATCTTACTAGCATCATTATTGTGGGAGATATTGCCCCTGAGAAAATTGAAAAGAAAGTAAGAGAACGATTTGCATCGTTAGAAAAACCAGTAAGTGAGCCTGAAAGGGTTAAAATAAGTTTGGATACTATTATTGATAAAACTTTTGTAAGTATAGAAGATATTGAGACCCCATTTCCTAGTATGAATTTTGTTGTTAAAAAGAAGATTGAGAATAATTTTAATACTATTGATGATGTTAAAAGATTAGTTGAAAAAACCTTATTAGACGAGCTTTTTGTAAATAGATTTTATGAGTTAAAGATTGCTGGAACAAATTATTTTATGTCCTTTGATAAATTTGATTCACAATTTAAATCAGATAATAATTATATTTTAATTAATGAAATTTCTTTTAAAATTAATCCAGAGCATTTTAAAGAAGCTATTGAAGGATTTTTTTATGAGATTGAGAGGATTAAGAGGTTTGGTTTTACGAAGGGGGAAATCGATAAGATCAAATCTAAGCTTATAAGTTCTGCTAAACTAAACAAGGATAATATCAATAAGCGATATTCATCTAGTATTGCGCATACTTTAGTAGATGTGGCGTCTCAAGGTTATTTGATGTTTGATATGGATGAGTATTTTGATATTTTTATTGATCATCTAAGTAAAATTAGTTTAAAAACAATATCAGATTTTGCCAGGAATGAAGCATCTATAGATGATATGGCTATTATTTATTCTTATTCTAATAAGTCTCATCCCAATTTAACTTTTGAAGAGATGAAAGAATTGCGTAATTTTGCTTTAGAGAGAGAAATTAAACCTTATGATGATGTATCGATTCAAGGGGAATTCTTTAAAAAGTCTTTGGAACGCAAAGATATTATTGATGAGCAAGAATTGTTAGATGGAATTTCATCCTTTATTCTGGAAAATGGAGTTGAAGTTTATTTTAAACATAATGAGAATAAGCAAAATGTAGTCAATTTTAGTGCATCCTCTTGGGGTGGTTTGTTAAGTGAGAATGCTGAGCTTATACCTGTTTTGTCTTTGGCCCCAAGAGTAGTTTCTAGTTCAGGGTATGGAGATTATTCTCAGCTTCAAATTGAAAAATATTTGTCAGACAAAATTGTAAGTTTGTCACCAACAGTTGGTGATCAAATGACAAGCATTAATGGTAGTGCTGATATTAAAGATCTTGAAACTCTTTTTAGGCTTATATACTTTACCTTTAATGAGCCAAAGATAGATGATGTTGTTTTACAAAGTATCATTGATGATATACAAGCAAGAATTAAGAGTAGAGAAAATAGTTCTAAACATCTTTTTTATAGTGCTGTTGAGCGATTTTATAACAATGATGATTATCGTTTGAGAGATATTAAAGAATCTGATTTGAAAAATGTATCTAAAGATGTTCTTTTAGATTTTTATAAAAAAAGGTTTACTTATGCAAACAACTTCAAATTTGTCTTTGTAGGAGATGTTGATTTAGAGACAATAAAAAATCTTTCAAGTAAGTATTTAGGTAATTTAAATTCAAAAAAATTGAATGAGTTTAGAGATTTGGATTATTCTTATAAAAAAAGCACGGATAGAATAGTTATAAAAAAGGGTGAGGATTCAAGTAGTCTAGTGTACATTTTGTATCCTTTTAAGTTCAATTATACACCTGAGAATATTTTAAATTATGAGGCTTTAGCATCGCTATTAACTGAAAATCTTATTAAAACCGTTAGAAGGGAGATGTCTAGTGTTTATTCAATAGGAGTCTCTTTTGAGTATTTGCTTAGAAAACATTCTAATTCAGATGGTTTTATGACTGTGTATTTTACGGTTGAACCTAAGGTTTTAGATAGTGTATTGCAGGTTGTTAATGAGTATATCTTAGAAAAACAAAAATCAGATTTCGTAGACAAAGATTTTGATTATATTAAGAAAAATATTATTAAAAATAATAGTATTCGTTCTGAATCTAATGGGTATTGGCTTTCAAAGATATTAGGTTCAATTCTTTGGTATGGTGCTTTAAAAGATACTTTCAGTGATAAATTTATTGAAAATAATTTAAGTAAAGACATCATAAATATGTTGTTTAAGAAAATAGATTTTAAGCAAGGGGCAGAGATTATTTTACTTCCAGAAAAGGATAATTAA
- a CDS encoding TIGR02757 family protein, with product MQKNKDTILDILEWIYNKYNKREFVHPDPLEFLYKYTEKEDIELAGLISSSLALGRVERILTAIESVLKPLGNKPSKTLKTLKKEELDIIYKDFTYRFFKTEDIVRLLMSFKKVKEKYLTIENLLHNIYKKNKNFISSLDDLITQMENINGHQFGIILPKPSRGSACKRLFLFLRWMIRKDDVDLGIWNKFSPSNLIVPMDTHMTNISSKLFNLKNKKNVSIQRAIEVTKHFAKENKDDPVKYDFSLTRFGINREFNKEELFTNIFKL from the coding sequence ATGCAAAAAAATAAGGATACTATATTAGACATATTAGAATGGATATACAATAAATACAATAAACGCGAATTTGTTCATCCAGATCCACTAGAATTTTTATACAAATATACAGAAAAAGAAGACATCGAACTGGCAGGTCTTATTAGCTCATCACTCGCACTAGGAAGAGTTGAGAGAATATTAACAGCAATTGAGTCTGTTTTAAAACCACTTGGAAATAAACCTTCAAAAACACTTAAAACACTTAAAAAAGAAGAATTAGACATAATATACAAAGATTTTACTTATAGATTTTTCAAAACAGAAGATATTGTAAGACTATTAATGTCCTTTAAGAAAGTAAAAGAAAAATACTTAACAATTGAAAATTTACTTCATAACATTTACAAAAAAAATAAAAATTTCATATCAAGCCTAGACGACCTAATAACACAAATGGAAAACATCAATGGACACCAATTTGGCATAATACTTCCAAAACCTTCAAGAGGAAGTGCCTGTAAAAGACTATTTCTATTCTTAAGATGGATGATAAGAAAAGATGATGTTGACTTAGGAATTTGGAATAAATTTAGCCCATCAAATTTAATAGTTCCAATGGATACTCACATGACAAATATCTCATCGAAACTATTTAATCTCAAAAACAAAAAAAATGTAAGTATTCAAAGAGCAATAGAAGTAACAAAACATTTTGCAAAAGAGAATAAAGATGATCCTGTCAAATATGATTTTTCTTTAACCCGGTTTGGAATAAACAGAGAATTTAATAAAGAAGAACTATTTACAAATATTTTCAAACTTTAA
- a CDS encoding MBL fold metallo-hydrolase yields MLGIFLGTGSSSGVPMLSCDCRVCSLNFGKNKRLRSSFLINLYGMNLLIDTGPDIREQLLRENIVKLDLVLYTHEHYDHIMGLDDIKFYTRGAPLSIYARESTMQHIRNAFPHNFSSKVSISGKANIIPNLAVDLQQIFFRGIKIMPIPLLHGDIISLGYRINNLAYLTDVKFIPEISYNYLKGLDVLVIDALRLKPHPGHLNFDDAIVEVKKIDPKIAYFTHISHDVMHEEFDYLKRDNIYLAYDGLQIHM; encoded by the coding sequence ATGTTGGGAATCTTTTTAGGAACCGGTTCTTCAAGTGGTGTTCCTATGTTGAGTTGCGATTGTAGGGTATGCAGTTTAAACTTTGGTAAAAACAAGAGGCTTAGGAGTTCATTTTTAATCAATTTATATGGAATGAACTTGTTAATTGATACAGGTCCTGATATCAGAGAACAGCTTTTAAGAGAAAATATCGTTAAGTTAGATTTGGTATTGTATACTCATGAGCATTATGATCATATTATGGGTCTTGATGATATTAAATTTTATACAAGAGGTGCTCCTTTGTCTATTTATGCGCGAGAGAGTACAATGCAACATATTAGAAATGCTTTTCCGCATAATTTTTCATCAAAAGTGTCTATAAGTGGGAAAGCAAATATTATTCCTAATTTGGCGGTGGATTTACAGCAAATTTTTTTTAGAGGAATAAAGATAATGCCCATTCCTTTATTACATGGGGATATAATTAGTTTAGGATATAGAATAAACAATCTAGCATATCTTACTGATGTTAAATTTATTCCTGAAATTTCTTACAATTATTTAAAGGGATTGGATGTACTAGTAATAGATGCTTTAAGGCTTAAACCTCATCCTGGACATTTGAATTTTGATGATGCTATTGTTGAGGTTAAAAAAATAGATCCTAAGATTGCTTATTTTACACATATTTCACATGATGTAATGCATGAAGAATTTGATTATCTAAAGAGAGATAATATTTATTTGGCTTATGATGGTCTTCAGATACATATGTGA
- a CDS encoding PP2C family protein-serine/threonine phosphatase — translation MNSNNVISILNEFSLKLEDIFLLINTYSYELYKETPRYFYDDITNCLELTLEIVNKFQGEFEGSQDLSLGKFLIRSMKCDLVSYLYLSLELIDNSMHYSGIRDAGIAFFKAIAYKISSIISYIEIELENVFLSSSLASRQALNKDGHKILIFSCDSIYSKRLTDYLILGDYIVVSADAVDLFNQLLCNDFYDLIILDLSSDEDIQLILNLLKNIKNNGLYEMIPVIVISQISEKDIIQIFIEERVDDYFLKSLDFLVLGIRISSFIEKKKIIEQGQKYLDFVLRGRKYFESELIEAGNYIENLLPKKMQNEFFNSNWIFVPSKRIGGDFFNYYFVNDDNLIIYLIDISGHGIGSALLSLSVSSVINSYIMNNNDISPSEVLRYVNRYFVKFKSDMFITLWYGVLNVKTRHLRFASAGAPPAVVLNAKDNVYLQTRGAILGIKEMYSCEENECILSKFSHLLLFSDGVYEVENEQDVIMAIDDFYKILKDNTYDLDDFILVRLYKKMLNLSRYNAFRDDFSILEFILN, via the coding sequence ATGAATAGTAATAATGTTATTAGTATATTAAATGAATTTAGTTTAAAATTAGAAGATATTTTCTTGCTTATCAATACTTATTCTTATGAACTTTATAAAGAAACCCCTAGGTATTTTTATGATGATATTACAAATTGTCTTGAGTTAACTTTAGAGATTGTTAATAAATTTCAAGGAGAGTTTGAAGGTTCTCAAGACTTAAGCTTAGGTAAATTTTTGATTAGAAGCATGAAATGTGATTTGGTTTCTTATTTGTATTTATCTTTGGAATTAATAGACAATTCTATGCATTATAGTGGGATTAGAGATGCTGGTATTGCTTTTTTTAAGGCAATTGCTTATAAGATCTCGTCGATAATATCTTATATAGAAATTGAGCTTGAAAATGTGTTTCTCTCTTCTTCTCTTGCAAGTAGACAAGCTTTAAATAAAGATGGACATAAGATATTGATTTTTTCATGTGATAGTATTTATAGTAAAAGACTTACAGATTATTTGATTTTAGGAGACTATATTGTTGTATCTGCAGATGCTGTTGACTTGTTCAATCAGTTACTCTGTAATGATTTTTATGATTTAATTATTCTTGATTTAAGTTCGGATGAAGATATACAGTTGATTTTAAACTTGCTTAAGAATATTAAAAATAATGGTCTTTATGAGATGATTCCTGTTATTGTTATTTCTCAAATAAGTGAAAAAGATATTATTCAGATTTTTATTGAAGAGCGAGTTGATGATTATTTTTTGAAAAGTTTAGATTTTTTGGTACTGGGTATTAGGATAAGTAGTTTTATTGAAAAGAAAAAGATTATAGAGCAGGGACAAAAATATTTAGATTTTGTACTTCGTGGTAGAAAATATTTTGAGAGTGAACTAATAGAAGCTGGAAATTATATTGAGAATTTATTGCCCAAGAAGATGCAAAACGAATTTTTTAATTCTAATTGGATTTTTGTTCCATCAAAAAGAATCGGAGGAGATTTTTTTAATTATTATTTTGTTAATGATGATAATCTAATAATTTATTTGATAGATATTTCAGGTCACGGGATAGGTTCTGCACTTTTATCTCTTAGTGTTTCAAGTGTTATTAATTCTTATATCATGAATAATAATGATATAAGTCCTTCTGAAGTTTTAAGATATGTTAACAGGTATTTTGTTAAGTTTAAAAGTGATATGTTTATTACATTATGGTATGGTGTTTTAAATGTAAAAACAAGACATCTAAGGTTTGCATCAGCAGGAGCACCGCCTGCTGTTGTTTTAAATGCTAAGGATAATGTCTATCTTCAAACAAGAGGAGCAATCCTTGGGATTAAAGAGATGTATTCTTGTGAGGAGAATGAATGTATATTGAGTAAATTCTCACACCTTTTACTTTTTAGTGATGGTGTTTATGAGGTTGAAAATGAGCAGGATGTAATAATGGCTATTGATGATTTTTATAAGATATTGAAAGACAATACATATGATTTAGATGATTTTATTTTAGTACGTCTTTATAAGAAGATGTTAAATTTATCAAGATATAATGCGTTTAGAGATGATTTTTCTATTTTGGAATTTATTCTTAATTAA
- a CDS encoding glucosaminidase domain-containing protein, with the protein MQKKFILLTICLTLLTVKSYCIEEIIEINTEIQKEKYIPFLLSKGISQVEDLVKYTLKMNPYLEAEYVKTIAQTYIDEAIIEGINYDIAYAQMLLETGILKFNGIVSKEQHNFSGIGATDNFTKGSSFSNIKEGIRAHIQHLKAYASRQNIKSNMVDPRFYLVQRGSAPTIYDLTGKWAKDKFYDKKLKKILLGLLESDNAKK; encoded by the coding sequence ATGCAAAAAAAATTTATACTGTTAACAATATGTTTGACATTACTAACAGTAAAGAGTTACTGCATTGAAGAAATAATTGAAATAAACACTGAAATACAAAAAGAAAAATACATTCCCTTTTTACTAAGTAAAGGAATAAGTCAAGTAGAAGATCTTGTAAAATACACATTGAAAATGAATCCTTACCTTGAAGCAGAATATGTTAAAACAATTGCACAAACTTATATAGATGAGGCCATAATTGAAGGAATAAATTATGATATTGCCTATGCTCAAATGCTACTTGAAACGGGAATTTTAAAATTCAATGGTATCGTCTCTAAAGAGCAACACAACTTCTCAGGTATAGGAGCTACTGACAACTTTACAAAGGGAAGTTCTTTTTCTAATATTAAAGAAGGAATAAGAGCTCATATTCAACATTTAAAAGCTTATGCCTCAAGACAAAACATAAAATCCAATATGGTTGATCCTAGATTTTATCTAGTGCAAAGAGGATCTGCTCCAACAATATACGATCTTACGGGAAAATGGGCCAAAGATAAGTTTTATGACAAAAAGTTAAAGAAAATATTGCTTGGACTATTAGAATCTGATAATGCAAAAAAATAA
- a CDS encoding Bax inhibitor-1/YccA family protein, protein MFELTHEKQEIRIKNKFLAQVFGLMAIGLLISAIFAYTTSENPAMRAIIFTNPMSYIAMILVQFGLVYAISGAIEKISSGTATALFLGYSALTGVTLSSVFMIYTQSSIFYTFGITSLTFLAMSFYGYTTSTDLTKMGSYFIMGLWGIIIASIFNIFFRSSGLNFLISILGVILFTGLTAYDVQNISKMNRMLEDGTEIKSRMAVVASLKLYLDFINLFLYLLRFLGERKD, encoded by the coding sequence ATGTTTGAATTAACGCATGAAAAACAAGAAATAAGAATAAAAAACAAATTTTTGGCTCAGGTTTTTGGATTAATGGCAATTGGTCTCTTAATATCTGCAATATTTGCATACACAACATCTGAAAATCCTGCAATGCGAGCTATAATATTCACAAATCCAATGTCATATATAGCAATGATACTTGTACAATTTGGACTTGTTTATGCAATAAGCGGAGCAATCGAGAAAATATCAAGCGGCACAGCAACAGCTCTTTTTCTAGGATACTCAGCTTTAACAGGAGTAACACTATCTTCTGTATTTATGATATATACTCAAAGTTCAATATTCTATACATTTGGAATTACTTCTCTAACTTTCCTTGCAATGTCCTTTTACGGATACACAACAAGCACAGACCTTACAAAAATGGGAAGCTATTTTATTATGGGATTATGGGGCATCATTATTGCATCTATTTTTAACATATTTTTTAGAAGTTCGGGGCTCAATTTTTTAATCTCAATTTTAGGTGTCATATTATTTACAGGTCTAACGGCTTACGATGTTCAAAATATTTCTAAAATGAATAGAATGTTAGAAGACGGTACCGAAATTAAAAGTAGAATGGCAGTTGTAGCCTCTCTAAAGCTTTACCTAGATTTCATAAATTTATTCTTATATTTACTAAGATTTTTAGGAGAAAGAAAAGATTAA